One genomic window of Niveibacterium sp. SC-1 includes the following:
- a CDS encoding class I SAM-dependent methyltransferase, with the protein MQSSSSSPTSVPFIPTGFDRRDQPSLWVTRHSEMIRPGGRVLDLACGRGRHTRWLTRRGFQLTAVDADTQAIAELAGLRNVDALCADLESGGWPLPGQRFDAVVITNYLYRPLMRHVAHALDAGGLVIYETFMQGNERFGRPRSPEYLLAPGELLEWSVSEGLELVAFEEGETSIPRPAVVQRLCARRPSRH; encoded by the coding sequence ATGCAAAGCAGCAGTAGCAGTCCCACTTCTGTCCCGTTCATCCCGACCGGTTTCGACCGGCGCGACCAGCCCTCGCTCTGGGTGACCCGTCATTCGGAGATGATCCGACCCGGTGGCCGCGTGCTGGACCTGGCCTGCGGACGCGGGCGCCATACCCGCTGGCTGACGCGACGCGGCTTCCAGCTCACCGCGGTGGATGCGGATACCCAGGCGATCGCGGAGCTGGCCGGCCTGCGCAACGTCGATGCCCTCTGCGCGGATCTGGAGAGCGGGGGGTGGCCCCTCCCGGGCCAGCGCTTCGATGCGGTCGTGATCACCAACTATCTCTACCGTCCGCTGATGCGGCATGTCGCGCATGCGCTGGATGCCGGCGGCCTCGTCATCTACGAGACCTTCATGCAGGGCAACGAGCGATTCGGCCGGCCGCGCAGTCCGGAATACCTGCTTGCGCCCGGTGAGCTGCTTGAGTGGTCGGTGTCGGAGGGACTGGAACTGGTCGCCTTCGAAGAGGGCGAGACCAGCATCCCGCGTCCGGCCGTGGTGCAGCGGCTGTGCGCGCGACGGCCGTCACGGCACTGA
- a CDS encoding arylesterase — protein MRRSMRQSIVVLFMLWSGVCHAADILVFGDSLSAGYGLRADQAWPALLQRKLGKEGYKQQVINASVSGETTAGGKTRLPTALAQHKPRVVVIELGANDGLRGLPIKLMTDNLGAMARTAQEAGAKVVIIGMRLPPNYGPSYTEKFQQSFGAVAKTEGASLVPFLLEGFAQKRDLFQADGVHPIAEAQPLIVENVWGVLKPLLKR, from the coding sequence ATGCGCAGATCCATGCGGCAGTCCATCGTTGTGCTGTTCATGTTGTGGTCGGGAGTCTGCCATGCGGCCGACATCCTGGTCTTCGGCGACAGTCTTTCCGCGGGCTACGGCCTGCGCGCCGACCAGGCGTGGCCGGCGCTGCTGCAGCGGAAACTCGGCAAGGAGGGCTACAAGCAGCAGGTCATCAATGCCAGCGTCAGCGGCGAAACCACCGCCGGCGGCAAGACCCGGCTGCCTACCGCGCTGGCCCAGCACAAGCCCCGCGTGGTGGTAATCGAGCTGGGGGCCAATGACGGCCTGCGCGGCCTGCCGATCAAACTGATGACCGACAACCTGGGCGCCATGGCCCGCACTGCACAGGAGGCCGGGGCGAAGGTCGTGATCATCGGCATGCGCCTGCCGCCGAACTACGGCCCCTCCTACACGGAGAAGTTCCAGCAGAGCTTTGGTGCAGTCGCCAAGACCGAGGGCGCGAGTCTCGTGCCTTTCCTGCTGGAAGGCTTCGCCCAGAAACGCGACCTCTTCCAGGCCGACGGGGTTCACCCGATCGCCGAAGCCCAACCCCTGATCGTCGAGAACGTATGGGGCGTGCTCAAGCCCCTGCTCAAACGTTAG
- a CDS encoding ABC transporter ATP-binding protein, with protein sequence MDLRMNLDSSPVLETQGLEKRVEGGEGPLTILQQISFAVGRGETVAIVGASGSGKSTLLGLLAGLDDPSAGAVRLRGTDVFSLDEDARARLRGESLGFVFQSFQLLPALTALENVMMPLELAGRSDAAAQARRWLERVGLAARVTHYPKHLSGGEQQRVALARAFAMQPAVLLADEPTGNLDAATGRQIADLMFELNREAGTTLVLVTHDEKLAARCGRVLHLVAGRLAGDSLQRA encoded by the coding sequence ATGGATCTGCGCATGAATCTGGATTCCTCTCCGGTACTGGAGACGCAAGGGCTTGAAAAGCGCGTGGAGGGCGGCGAAGGGCCGCTGACGATTCTGCAGCAGATCAGTTTCGCAGTGGGGCGTGGCGAGACCGTTGCGATCGTCGGGGCTTCAGGCTCGGGCAAGAGTACCTTGCTGGGCCTGCTGGCCGGGCTCGACGACCCGAGTGCGGGGGCCGTCCGCCTGCGCGGCACGGATGTCTTCAGCCTCGATGAGGACGCCCGCGCAAGGTTGAGGGGCGAGAGCCTGGGTTTTGTCTTCCAGTCCTTCCAGCTGCTGCCCGCGCTGACTGCCCTCGAGAATGTGATGATGCCGCTGGAGCTCGCGGGCCGCTCCGATGCCGCCGCACAGGCGCGCCGCTGGCTCGAACGGGTCGGCCTGGCCGCGCGCGTCACGCATTATCCGAAGCACCTGTCCGGTGGCGAACAGCAACGTGTCGCGCTCGCCCGCGCCTTTGCGATGCAGCCGGCCGTGCTGCTCGCGGACGAACCCACCGGCAACCTCGATGCGGCGACCGGCCGGCAGATCGCTGACCTCATGTTCGAACTCAACCGTGAGGCTGGCACTACGCTGGTCCTGGTCACCCACGACGAAAAACTTGCCGCGCGTTGCGGGCGCGTGCTGCACCTGGTGGCCGGGCGACTGGCGGGGGATTCGCTGCAACGGGCCTGA
- a CDS encoding substrate-binding domain-containing protein, whose translation MKTLGVIAPYLEGLYSGAIIAALYELARQDGLSLLIVRAGSQDCRYEQELGIECADAWICIIDPANPALLQRIHASGRPVCVIAHDYGLPEFGLVRIDNRAGIHAAMRSLYDSGHRRFAYIGSLEMHDSRERWEAAEEFVATRAQCAPLAVQGTQDFSSSPGGREAVRQLLDAGARFTALVAASDQIAFGAITLLRERGLRVPEDVAVTGFDNAVIARAAGNGITTLDQDLPALAAAAYRDLRARVTNPDAPPVRLRTPPILIERASSGRSETGGATAEPPMRRGEAKDYLVASEEVALASLGGRASYLQNYLTRLQFRLAFAHVARLPSAPDALLSLVEMPAGLDPSGGPGDASMRPARFPPAWHAGKQVAGDVAILLLQEGLPEGAEAVALGFRGSDLTSELALETVVHEMELLYFQLQAQAMSDKLRSTVDSLHATQDELLRYEKHAALGVMIAGIAHEMNTPLGNSLLAASTLTELLGDFRPRLEQGQLRRSDLDRFVAGVAQAEDLLNRNLGRALQLMRDFRLMRGEPVEGEHEPIALAGFVDALLEVLRVRCARAGVSIEASVDREIHLNSNRHVLEQILGELVENALAHAFAGRTDGAIQIHGQRLGDGHQITICDNGSGIPAEARGRIFDPFYTTRMGTSSGLGLTMVHNLVSGVLGGRIRAEALPAGGSCFIIELP comes from the coding sequence ATGAAAACACTGGGTGTCATCGCGCCCTACCTTGAGGGGCTGTATTCGGGCGCAATCATCGCGGCCCTGTACGAGCTCGCGCGCCAGGACGGACTGTCGCTGCTGATCGTGCGCGCCGGCTCGCAGGACTGCCGCTACGAGCAAGAGCTCGGCATCGAATGCGCGGACGCCTGGATCTGCATCATCGACCCGGCCAACCCCGCGCTACTGCAACGCATCCACGCCAGCGGCCGCCCGGTCTGCGTGATCGCCCACGATTACGGCCTGCCCGAGTTCGGACTGGTGCGCATCGACAATCGCGCGGGCATCCACGCCGCGATGCGGAGCCTCTACGACAGCGGTCATCGCCGCTTTGCCTACATCGGTTCGCTGGAGATGCACGACAGCCGCGAGCGCTGGGAGGCCGCGGAGGAGTTCGTCGCCACCCGTGCGCAATGCGCGCCACTGGCGGTACAGGGCACCCAGGACTTCAGCAGCTCTCCGGGTGGACGCGAGGCCGTGCGCCAGTTGCTCGATGCGGGCGCGCGCTTCACAGCGCTGGTCGCGGCCTCGGACCAGATCGCCTTTGGCGCCATCACCCTGCTGCGCGAGCGCGGGCTGCGGGTGCCGGAGGACGTCGCGGTCACCGGCTTCGACAACGCCGTGATCGCACGCGCGGCTGGCAACGGCATCACCACGCTGGACCAGGACCTGCCTGCGCTGGCGGCGGCAGCCTACCGCGACCTGCGCGCACGTGTGACGAATCCCGATGCACCGCCGGTGCGCCTGCGCACGCCGCCCATCCTGATCGAGCGGGCTTCCAGCGGACGCAGCGAAACCGGTGGCGCCACGGCGGAACCGCCGATGCGCCGGGGTGAGGCGAAAGACTATCTCGTCGCCTCCGAGGAAGTCGCCCTCGCCTCGCTGGGCGGCCGCGCAAGCTATCTGCAGAACTACCTGACGCGCCTGCAGTTCCGCCTCGCCTTCGCCCATGTCGCCCGCCTGCCATCGGCGCCCGATGCCTTGCTTTCCCTGGTGGAAATGCCGGCCGGCCTGGATCCGTCCGGCGGGCCCGGCGATGCCTCGATGCGGCCCGCCCGATTTCCCCCGGCCTGGCATGCGGGCAAGCAGGTCGCGGGCGACGTGGCGATCCTGCTGCTGCAGGAGGGCCTACCCGAAGGCGCCGAGGCCGTCGCCCTGGGTTTCCGCGGTTCCGACCTCACCTCCGAGCTGGCGCTGGAAACCGTGGTGCACGAAATGGAGCTGCTGTACTTCCAGCTCCAGGCGCAGGCCATGAGCGACAAGCTGCGCAGCACCGTGGACTCCCTGCATGCCACCCAGGACGAGCTCCTGCGCTACGAGAAACACGCAGCCCTGGGCGTGATGATCGCGGGCATCGCCCACGAGATGAATACGCCGCTGGGCAACAGCCTGCTCGCGGCAAGCACGCTGACCGAACTGCTGGGCGATTTCCGGCCGCGCCTCGAACAGGGTCAGCTGCGGCGTTCGGACCTGGATCGCTTCGTCGCTGGCGTCGCCCAGGCCGAAGACCTGCTCAACCGCAACCTCGGCCGCGCGCTGCAGCTGATGCGCGACTTCCGGCTGATGCGTGGCGAACCGGTCGAAGGCGAGCACGAGCCGATCGCCCTCGCGGGCTTCGTCGATGCCCTGCTCGAAGTCCTGCGGGTGCGCTGTGCCCGGGCGGGCGTGTCGATAGAAGCCTCAGTCGATCGCGAGATCCACCTGAACAGCAACCGCCATGTGCTCGAACAGATCCTCGGCGAACTGGTGGAGAACGCGCTGGCGCATGCCTTCGCGGGGCGTACGGACGGTGCCATCCAGATCCACGGCCAACGCCTGGGCGACGGCCACCAGATCACGATCTGCGACAACGGGAGCGGGATTCCTGCCGAGGCACGAGGCCGGATCTTCGACCCCTTCTACACCACGCGGATGGGTACTTCGAGCGGGCTGGGCCTGACGATGGTGCACAACCTCGTATCGGGCGTGCTGGGCGGGCGGATCCGCGCCGAAGCGCTGCCCGCAGGCGGCAGCTGTTTCATCATCGAGCTGCCTTGA
- a CDS encoding pseudouridine synthase yields MLEILYRDDWLIAIHKPAGLLVHRSELDRRETRFAVQLLRDQIGRRVQPVHRLDRGTSGVLLFAFEGDIAAALGHQFESQAVDKRYLAIVRGWPAEAGRIDHPLRVVRDPYERAADDEVPAQAALTRFRRLASVELPIAVDRYPASRYALLALAPESGRRHQLRRHLKHISHPIIGDATYGKGAHNRMFGEHFGSERLLLANLGLRFTHPVSGEVVSVTAPPAEDFRRVVAALGWSDVNCVPDFIWGD; encoded by the coding sequence ATGCTCGAAATCCTCTATCGCGATGACTGGCTCATCGCCATCCATAAACCTGCGGGTCTGCTGGTGCATCGCTCAGAGCTGGACCGCCGTGAAACCCGGTTTGCCGTGCAGCTCTTGCGCGATCAGATCGGGCGCCGCGTGCAGCCGGTGCACCGGCTCGATCGGGGCACCTCCGGCGTCCTGCTCTTCGCCTTCGAGGGTGATATCGCCGCCGCGCTCGGCCACCAGTTCGAATCGCAGGCGGTGGACAAGCGCTATCTCGCCATTGTGCGCGGTTGGCCGGCGGAGGCCGGGAGAATCGACCATCCTCTGCGCGTGGTCCGTGACCCATATGAACGCGCGGCGGACGACGAAGTTCCGGCCCAAGCCGCGCTGACCCGCTTCCGCAGGCTGGCCAGCGTGGAGTTGCCGATCGCGGTGGACCGCTATCCGGCCAGCCGCTACGCCTTGCTCGCGCTGGCGCCCGAGAGCGGCCGGCGTCACCAGCTGCGGCGCCATCTCAAGCACATCTCGCATCCGATCATCGGGGATGCCACCTACGGCAAGGGCGCGCACAACCGGATGTTCGGCGAGCACTTCGGCAGCGAGCGCCTCCTGCTGGCGAACCTCGGCCTGCGCTTCACCCATCCGGTGAGCGGCGAGGTCGTGTCGGTGACCGCACCGCCCGCCGAGGATTTCCGCCGGGTGGTCGCGGCCCTGGGTTGGTCGGACGTGAACTGCGTCCCGGATTTCATCTGGGGCGATTGA
- a CDS encoding DUF3617 family protein, which yields MKKLAVLAAFVIAPAVQAENLPQRKPGLWEMQVSNAAQPGKTPLIKQCIDAASDAELQRRSLQPMGGKVECSKQALKQTSTGWVSDSVCKLPQTTATTHAEMTGDLNSAYTVESKTSFDPPLNGMKQSEHKVAVRWIGPCPADMKPGDMLVNGRTINMLEMQKAGAGGGKMTPEQMKQLMEKMKQREGGAGQ from the coding sequence ATGAAAAAGCTCGCCGTTCTCGCCGCCTTTGTGATCGCCCCCGCCGTGCAGGCCGAGAACCTGCCGCAACGCAAGCCGGGCTTGTGGGAGATGCAGGTCAGCAATGCTGCCCAACCCGGCAAGACGCCGCTGATCAAGCAATGCATCGACGCGGCCTCGGACGCGGAACTGCAGCGCCGCAGCCTGCAGCCCATGGGGGGCAAGGTGGAATGCAGCAAGCAGGCACTCAAGCAGACGTCCACCGGCTGGGTGAGTGATTCCGTCTGCAAGCTGCCGCAGACCACCGCGACCACGCATGCCGAGATGACGGGCGACCTGAATTCCGCCTACACGGTGGAATCGAAGACCAGCTTCGATCCGCCGCTCAACGGGATGAAGCAGTCCGAGCACAAGGTGGCGGTGCGCTGGATCGGCCCCTGTCCGGCCGACATGAAGCCGGGTGACATGCTGGTCAATGGCCGCACCATCAACATGCTTGAGATGCAGAAGGCCGGCGCCGGCGGCGGAAAGATGACGCCCGAGCAGATGAAGCAGCTGATGGAGAAGATGAAGCAACGCGAGGGCGGCGCCGGCCAATGA
- a CDS encoding AEC family transporter, with protein sequence MPTLLHHLLLAAPLFVLVFAGYGLMRLTRWPHSFAEALNRFVFVVALPALLFRLMSDLSKLPPVDPRLLIAFFGSCLLVFVFGRLVAWKVFRLDGTGQSIFALGGIFSNNALLGLPLAKLTLGEAALPSVALVLVFNSLFLWTLVTISVQWAQHGHFSVAGIARTVKSVLTNPIIVAILSGTVVGLTGVALPHVIDRPLELIGSAGAPLALIALGMGLSEYGLRHEWRISASISAIKLVVQPLVVWALARLLGLPKIETQAVVLLASIAVGANVYLMSRHFRTLEGAVGNSLLLSTALASLTTPVMLTLTG encoded by the coding sequence ATGCCGACGCTGCTCCACCACCTGCTGCTTGCCGCGCCGCTCTTCGTACTCGTCTTCGCCGGCTACGGCCTGATGCGGCTCACCCGCTGGCCGCATTCTTTTGCCGAGGCGCTCAATCGCTTCGTCTTCGTCGTCGCACTGCCGGCCCTGCTCTTTCGCCTGATGAGCGATCTGTCGAAGTTGCCGCCGGTGGATCCGCGGCTACTGATCGCCTTCTTCGGCAGCTGCCTGCTGGTCTTCGTGTTCGGCCGCCTGGTGGCCTGGAAGGTCTTCAGGCTGGACGGCACCGGGCAGTCGATCTTTGCGCTGGGCGGCATCTTCTCGAACAACGCGCTGCTGGGCCTGCCGCTCGCCAAACTCACCCTGGGCGAGGCGGCCCTGCCTTCGGTGGCGCTGGTGCTGGTGTTCAACTCGCTCTTCCTGTGGACCCTGGTCACGATCTCGGTCCAGTGGGCCCAGCACGGACACTTCTCGGTCGCCGGGATCGCGCGGACGGTGAAGAGCGTGCTCACCAATCCGATCATCGTCGCGATCCTCAGCGGCACGGTGGTCGGGCTCACGGGCGTCGCGCTGCCCCACGTGATCGACCGCCCGCTGGAGCTGATCGGTTCGGCCGGCGCACCGCTCGCCCTGATCGCGCTCGGCATGGGCCTCTCGGAGTACGGGCTGCGCCATGAGTGGCGGATCAGTGCCAGCATCTCGGCCATCAAGCTGGTGGTGCAGCCGCTGGTGGTGTGGGCGCTCGCACGCCTGCTCGGGCTGCCGAAGATCGAGACACAGGCCGTGGTGCTGCTCGCCTCGATCGCGGTGGGCGCGAACGTCTATCTGATGTCGCGCCACTTCCGCACGCTGGAGGGCGCGGTGGGCAACAGCCTGCTGCTCTCGACCGCGCTCGCCTCGCTCACCACGCCGGTGATGCTGACGCTCACCGGCTGA